The DNA sequence TCAATCGGACCAAAATAATTAAACCCAAGGTCCACAAATATCTGGCCTGGAGCAGCCCCTTTTCTTATTGACTCAACGATATGTTCCAGCGTCTTTCCTACTGGCTTGCCAAATACTGGTAAGATACTCAGTAAATTATGAAAATCCTTCTTGAGATCGGTATAGAGTGGCGCTGATCTAATCTTATTCAAATATTTTGAAAAAGCTCCAACCGTATTGGAAATTGACATCTCATTATCATTTAACACTACCAATAAATTTTTCTTAAGATCACCCGCATGATTAAGTGCCTCCAAAGACATTCCAGCACCTATAGCGCCGTCTCCAACAACAGCAACAACAGACCTCCTATATCCAAGAATCTCATCAGCACAAGAGATACCGAGAGCTGCCGATATAGCATTACCACTATGGCCGCAGGTAAAGGGATCATAGGGACTTTCATTCTTATCTGGAAAACCACTAAGGCCATTGTATTGCCTTAAGGTTGAAAATTTCGATTTTCTTCCGGTAAGAATCTTATGAACATAGGCCTGATGGCCTACATCCCATACTATTTTATCCCTTTTAAAATCGAAGCAGTAATGCAGTGCAATGGTTAATTCAACAACACCCAGGTTTGAAGAAAGATGGCCTGGATTTTTTGAAACAACATCTACGATGAGTTCTCTAATCTCTGTTGCCAGTTGAGGCAAATCCTCTACTTTTACTTTTTTTAAATCCTCTGGATATTCAATACAATCTAATAATTTACTCATATTGCATCCATTATGTTAAAGGTAAAAATGTATGTAATCTATTCATCTTCCAGGCAGTTCTGGAATATATTTTTTTCCTCAAAATCTTCATATCTCTTTATCATGATAATACAGAATCCTGACAAAAACAGATACAAAAATTTCTTCAGGTAGTCTCAATCTCGAAATCTTTTGTACGAAAACCACCATTTCCATCTTTCATCAGGATTTGAATCTTTTTTTCTGCATCTTCTAACATAGAGACACATTGTTTATACAATTTAATACCGTTCTCATATTCAGATAATGCCTCATCCAGAGATAAATCTCCTCTCTCGATCCGCTCTACAATATCCTCTAATCCTTTTAGTGCATCCGCAAATTTTATCTTGGCCATACAATCGTAACCATATATTCCTGATTTCGAAACATCCTATACACCAAAATGTTTAGGAATTTTAATTCTGTAGGGCAACCCTTCAAGGATGCCTAGCAAGGCTAAAGCCTCGCCCTACATCGATTCTCTCTTTTACCAAAGGCAGTCTCATGTAAAATATTTACTTTACTATCTCAACTATTGAAGATACAACGTTACCATGAGAAAATCGTATTTTCAATTTTTTCCCAACAACGAGTCCCTCGGTTGACTTGATCGGTTTATCGTCTTCTACGTTTGTCGTAATGGAATAGCCTCTTTCTAATACTTTCAATGGACTCACATTATCCAATCTATTTGCAAGACCCGTTAACCGTTCCCATTCCAACTCCACGGTATGTTTACTTACCGTAATTAACCTTTGCGCAACTTCATCTAATTCCTGTTGTAACCTAAGAATTTTATCACGTAGTTTCTTAAAGGAAAGACTATTTTTGATTCCCATAAGTTGACTCTTGATAAGCAATATTTTATTATATAGTGCCTGGACAAGTCTAGTTTTAATTTTCTCCAATGAATCGCTTACCTGATCATAGCATGGAACAACAAGCTCCCCCGCCTCTGTAGGTGTAAGAGCCCTTTTATCAGCAACCAAATCGGAAATAGTTATATCAATCTCATGACCTACTGCGGAGATAACGGGGATTTTTGAGGCATAAATACTCCGTGCAACAACCTCCTCATTAAAGGCCCACAAATCTTCTAAACTACCACCGCCCCTTCCAACAATCATCACATCAATATCTGGAATAGTATTCAAATCAGAAATTGCCTGAGCAATCTCCTGTGCTGCCCCTTCCCCCTGTACTTTTACCGGATAAATGAGAATCTTTACCTTGGCAAATCTTCTGTGAATCACCTGGATAATATCCCTGATTGCAGCACCAGTTAGAGACGTTACAATAGCGATCTTTCCCGGAAACAACGGAAGGGCTTTTTTATGTGCCAGATCGAATAATCCTTCTTTCCCGAGTCGTTCTTTTAGCTGCAAAAAGGCCAACTGCAATGCTCCCATACCTTTTGGCTCAATCGCTTCAATAATTAATTGGTATTGACCACGGGATTCGTATACGGTAACAGAGCCAAAGACCAACACCTCCATCCCATCCTTTAACTCAAATTTTACAGAGCTTGCAACAGACCTGAACATAACAGTCTGAAGCTGGGCATCGGCATCTTTTAATGTCAGATATACATGCCCGGATATCGGTCTTTTCATGTTGGATATTTCTCCCACAACCCATACATGAAAAAATTCCTGCTCAAGCGAACCACGTATCCTTCGTGTAATTTCAGAGATCGTTAGTATACTTTTTCGGTTCTTTGTGATATCCGTCTGGAAAGGTAATGGTTCAGTAAAATCCATTTAATCACCCTCTCTGACTTCAACTCTCTTTATACTATCAGCTTTTCCCGTTTGGCTATCAACAACTACCTTCACTCCGTTTATGCGGATATCTCCTTCTGCCACCTCAAACCGAGTTGGCATTTGTGTTGTAATTGCCTTCAATACACAATCAATTTTCCTTCCCAGTATAGACTCATGAGGGCCTGTCATTCCCAAATCGCTGATACATGCCGTTCCTTTTGGCAATATCTTCTCATCTGCAGTGGGCACATGAGTATGGGTGCCAACAACAGCACTTACCCTGCCATCCAAATACCATCCCATTGCAATCTTTTCAGAGGTTGCTTCTGCATGCATATCCACAAAAATTACCTTTGTCTCTTTTGATATAATCTTCAGAATATCATCAACCACTCTGAAGGGGCAATCTACCGGTTTCATAAATACCCGGCCCAATAAGTTAATAACCCCAATCGGAGTACCTAAATGAGAGGTCTTTACAACATAACCTTTTCCAATTGCCAGTGGCGAATAATTACCAGGTCTCAGGATACTCCTGTTCGTTTCTAAAAAATGCATTATATCCTTTTTATCCCAGACATGATCGCCCATAGTTATAACATCAACACCATAAGAAAATAACTCATTAGCTATTTCCTCAGTAATACCGGCGCCACCAGCAGCATTTTCACCATTTGCTATACAAAAATGTATCTGTTCCCTATCGATATATGCCTTTAATTTATTCTTTAATATGATACGTCCAGGTTTCCCCACGATATCACCAATAACCAGAACGTTAATTTTCATTCAACTTTCTTTCCATAAAAATCCTTAAATTTCTGTTTTAAACGCCTTTCGACATCAGCCGGAACAAATTGACTCACACTACCTCCCAAACTAACAGCTTCCTTAATTAAGGTAGAGTTTAAGAATGAATACTGCTCGCTTGTCATTACAAATACCGTCTCAACTTCTTTATTGAGAACCCGGTTGGTAAGCGCCCTCTGAAATTCATATTCAAAATCAGACACTGTACGTATACCGCGGAGTATGATATTCGTCTGTTGTTTTTTTAGATAATCAACGAGCATGCCGGTAAAATAGTCAACTTCCACATTCTTCAAATCTCCAATATTATCACGGATCATCTCCATACGCTCATGAACGGAAAACAAGGCGTCTTTCAAAGGATTGCATCCTACAGCAACAATTAATGTATCAAAAATAATGCAACCCCTTCTTATTACATCCAGGTGCCCATTCGTAACCGGATCAAATGTTCCCGGATAAACTGCTTTTTTCATAGTAATATGGTATCGCTTAAAACCAAAAACGGTTTCGGGTTCTCTGCAATCCTTTCGGTGATATATCAAACCTGTAGGAACTATCATTTCTCACAGGATCGAGTTCAAGGGTAAGACTTGCTACCCAATCATGAAAATAACGGGACAGGATAAAATTTGTTCTAAGATTTTTAGGGTCACTTTCGCCATCATCATCTATATCGTCCGTATCAAGAGATTTAAAATCATACATTTCCCTGGCTGCCACACTCCATTTCTCACTAATCCGGTAATCTGCCGCCAGGATGAGAGTAGAACTGATATCCCGGATAAATCTATGGCCAACAAAATATTGCCATTTCGGTGGATTGTAAATTTCAAAACCTGAACTAAGGACGTCAAATCGGAACTCTTCGGTATTAAACTCATTTCTTTCAGAAACAAACGTAACGATATCGGTAAGTTTACACCGGAAATCGAGATTCACAAAATTGTCTTCCCTTATGACAATTCCATTAATACCATCATTAAAAATACCGGCATCTGTTGGAAAAATGTAATACTCTAAATTAAAATAAACAAAATCTACATTTTTTTCAAAACCCGGTTCTCCCCGTTTTGTCTGCAACATATTCTTTACCCCTATTACAACAATCTGTGATGAGTCCTGCGCATCAATTTCATCATACTGATAGAACGTATTCGGATCTTCCGTAACAACCGGGTTATACACATAACGCAGCTCAGGAACAAAGATATGCCTTAAACGGTTTATCTTTAAGAAATCGTTATAAACACTGTAGGTTCTCCAATGTGTCGAACTCCAATCAAATCCCAGGGAACCTATGAAACGACCTGTGGCAGGACCGTTTGGCTCATCATTCGGACCAGAGGTATCTATACTTTCGGAATATCCTGTCACTCTGCCTTCTACAAAAGGATTTATATTAAAAAACCCCGGTTTCCAGGGCATAGTTATCCGATTCACATTATCAAGTCTTACAACAGATTGAGGTTGCACCGGTTCATCTATCCGGTCAAGAGAATTATCAAAATGAGTCGCTGATGACTCTGAGGTAAATATAAGGCGGTTATCCCATATAGGTTCTCCAATAATTTGATACGTTAATTCCGGTAAACGTTCCGCATATCTCTTTTCCCTTAATGAATCCACCGTTGTATCGAATCCATTCAACTGCTCGTTAATCAAAAATGTCTGCGCAGTCGTATCGTGAATTCTTCGTAAATATAATACCGTCTCACGGTCTTTTTCTTGTTTAAATTCATGGCGGAAAAATTCTCTCAGGAACCTTGGATCACTCAAATATGAATACTCCATATCCAAACGGAAATCATAAGGCAATTCCTGACGATGTCTCCAAAGAACTGCGCCACGGTCTTCGTCTTCGATAGGGATATCATTAATATCGAATTCACCCTTATCTTTTATATAATAGGTGTCGAGAAAACCATAAGCATCTTGTCCCCTATACTCAAAGTTAATTCCTGTGCCCAAACCTCTCTCCTGTAAGTAATCGAGGCTGAAGATAAGGTCACTCCAGTCTTTTTGACTTCCACCTGTTATTGCAAATAAGTCCCAATCCGTACTAAGAAACGAACCAAAGCGTGAAGAACTTCCAAATTCCCAGTTTCTTAAGATTTTTTCCTTTTTCCGGACATCAAGGGATAAATAGGGTAAATAGCCCATAGGATAGCTGCCTACATGAAAAGTATTGTTCGTAGAAGATATAATATTGTGTTTACCTCTCTGAATCAACCGGATCTTTTTACCTTTAAAATGATAGTGGGGATGCCCATATCCACACGTAGTTATTATACCGTTTTTAATCTCATATTGTCCTTTATCAACGTGTTTTATCTGTTCTCCACTAACATAAACAGGCAATCCTTCGAGATATTCGCTTTTACCTTTTTGAGATTCGTCGCGTATGGTGCCTTGTTTTTGTGGCTGAAGAGTCGTTTTTATCTGGCTATTAATAAGAATCCCTTTATCTTCCTCTATATTCTCAAATATTTTATCGGCAATGAGCATATCATCTTTGCGGCGCATCATCACATTCCCTTCCGCATATATCGCACTCAGCGGTAGCTCTGAATACTCTGAATCCTCCGATTTTTTTTGATCAAACCATAAAATTACATTATCGGCATCTATCGCCGCATCTTTTTTGTTAATTTTAACATTTCCAAGCGCTACAACGATACGCTTATCTTCTTCCTGCCATGAGTCGATATTGTCTGCTATAATATCAACTATTTCCTGTTTCTCAGGAGTATCTGAGGTTAAGACTTTTTTGGGTATCTCATGAGATAAATATTCCTCTTCTTTCCTGGATCGTATTTCTTCACCACGTAAAACAACTTCTGTCTTTTGTGCCTCCTCAAAAGTCTTTATCGGTTGTGTATACGGATTAACTACGATACCAGTCATCGTCTCAAATCTTAAGTATACCTGTTCGTACTTCTCGTAGTTCTCATCTTGCAGAATAGTCACGTTACCTTCACAATACACTTCTACCGATGCCTCCTTGCTTTGTATAGCTTCTTCTTCATGAAACCAGCATACAATAGTATCTGCGGTAATTTGGAATGGTGCCTGTAATACTTTCGCTTCCTTATGGGCAACAAAGACTCTAATCCCTTCTTTTTTCCAGGTACTAACGGTTTCCGCCGACAGAGAAAAAGGCTTTTGTTCTATATATTTTACCGACAATAGTCCATCAGCATAACTATCTCTATTGATAACAAACAGAATGGCTAAAATTATGAGAATATGTATTTTTTGCATGAAAAGAATGTAACGTTATATCTTTGAAAAGAAATTTTTTATGTGATCAATTACACAATCCTGTTCCTTGTATGTAATTTCAGAAAAGATAGGCAGGGCTAATGTCTCACGCGATGCTCGTTCGGATTCGGGTAAATCACCTTCTTTATACCCCAGATATTCAAAACACTCTTGTAAATGAAGGGGCATTGGATAATAAACTGTAGTTTCTACTCCTTGTTGCCCAAGATACCTCATCAATGCGTCTCTTTGAGATGTCGCTATCACGTATTGATGAAATATGTGAGTATTATAAGATTCTATTTCAGGCAGACGGATGGGTAACGGCTTCAAATGCTCAGAATAATATGAAGCAGCCAACCTGCGCTTCTCAGACCACTCATTCAGATATTTTAATTTAACCGATAGAACAGCAGCCTGTATGGCATCTAATCTTCCATTCATACCAACATATGAATGATAATACCTGGATTTCGACCCATGCACTCTCAAAACCTTAATAAGCTCTGCCAGTTTATCATCATAAGTTGTCACAAGTCCACCGTCACCATAGCCACCCAGATTCTTTGTAGGATAGAAAGAAAAACAACCTATGTTCCCGATAGAGCCGGCTTTTTTACCTTTATACACCGCCCCTATTGCCTGTGCAGCATCTTCAATAACCACAAATCCATGTACACCTGCAATTTCAAGGATACTATCCATATCGGCACACTGCCCGTACAGATGAACGGGAAGGATAGCTTTTGTCCTTTTACTTATTGCAGATGCAATCTTGCTTACCTCAATATTATAGGTAACAGGATTTATATCCACAAATACCGGAACCGCTCCCAAACGAGCAATCGACCCTGCCGTTGCAAAGAAGGTAAAAGGTGTAGTGATAACCTCATCATCCTTACCAATACCGGATGCCATTAAGGCTAATAAGATTGCATCTGTACCTGAGGATACTCCAATGGCGTGCTTAATGTGGCAGAATTCTGCTATGCTGTGCTCGAATGATTCGACAAAAGGACCAAGGATAAAAGATTGGCTAGCTATTACTTCTAAAACAGCGTTATTTATTTCATCTCGAATATTTTCGTATTGCCGTTTTAAATCCAGAGCTGTTACTTTCATCTACGAGTAATAATTATCCCCTATATAAACTTAATTCATAAATTTGCTAATCTATTGTATTTGCATAATAAGAGTTTGGAATTATATTTACAGAATGAGGCTTTGTCAATTAAAAAGAGATTTTACCTATCCTAACTTATGTCGAACATTAATCTTGATTTCAGTTATTCTTTTTATGTAAAATTTTGAAATATACGTGAAATGAGTAGCCCCTATAGCTCAACTGAATAGAGCGTTGGCCTCCGGAGCCAAAGGTTGCAGGTTTGAATCCTGCTGGGGGCGCTTGTATTTCAGGGGTTTCAAGGCTATGTGTACAAGTTTTGTACAAATAATATGAGCTTTAGAGCCTATAAAAGAGGTAAAAAATACTGGTATTATTTCTGTATTAATAATAAAGTTTACAGGAATTCTACTCATACAGATTCGAAAGATTTAGCTCTGCAATATACGCAAAAAGTTTATAACGATGTCTACCTGGACAAATGCGGAGTGAAAAACCTTGATGTGTACTTTTAAGCGATTTTATTGAATACCATTTAAAACACTAAAGAAAAGAACTTGTCAGAGAGATGGTCTCAGCAAAAACGGACTATGCTCTATGATTTTCTTAGATTTGCAAAAAGCAAAAATGTAGAATATTTAGCAGATGTAAATCTTGCAGTCATCAATGAATCAACACTACTTCTTGGAGAATGCAACCCAAAGACAGTAAAAAACAAATTAAATACTATAAATACTTTATTATACGATGCAGTAAAGCTTGAACATAAAGCATAGTCCATGCCAGAATATCGATCTGATCCGTGGTGCCTTAAAGAATAAAGAGAGATATTTAAACAAAGAGGAAATAGAAATAATTAAGGGAGCTACAAAAGGAACCAGGCTTGAGGGTCTTGTTCTGACTGCCCTGTACACAGGTATGAGGCGTAGCGAATTGTGCAATCTCGAATATACCTGATATTGATTTAAAACAAAGATTGATTTATATCAAGAATAAGTCGAAAAGGAATTTTAAGACTAAATCAAGAAAGGAAAGGGTTGTTCCTCTCCACAGCGAATTGATTCTCCTTTTTTCGAATATCAGTAAAAATAGCGCTTGTTTCCAAGTTCCAGTCCATAGCGCAACAAAGATATTCAGGCAATTGACAGACAGTGTTGGATTATCGGATGTTGGGCTTCACACTTTACGCCACACCTTTGTGTCTCATTGCCTGATGAACGGTATGAATATTTTTGACGTATCCAGGATCGTCGGACACAGTACATCGCATACCACAGAACTATACGGCCATTTGTGCCCAGAAAGACGAGAGATCGATAAGTTAAGTTTAGCTATTAAAACGCAAATCTCTTTCATCTCTCTGCAATTTTACTAGCTGCATCGACAAGAAAAACCGAACGTGGCACGCCACGTTTCTTTGCCGCCTTGTCTATTTTACGAAGAATCCTTTCAGGTACCGTTATATTAATTCGTACTGTTTTACCAGACAGAAACGAAAGATCAATATCCACCAATACCCAAACACCACCCTTATAATCATGATGTTGTATATACTTATCTATACTCGATGGTTTTGGCACTTCTGTTTCACCTTCAAGATGACATTCTACCGCCTCCTGTATATTGGCCAATGCCTCATCCAGTGTACCACCAACCGTAAAACAACCGGGAATATCGGGAATAGTGGCTCCATAGCCACTCTCCTTGTCTTTATGAATTACCACGGGAAAATACATAGAATTACCTCCATTTCCAGCCCGCTTGTTTAAAAATACTTCTTAATGTCCCAACAGGATAATCCTTTCTGGGATGAACAACCGTAACGATTTCTTTTTTCTCAGGATGTTTAAACTTGTGATGACTTCCCTTCGTGTGCACCCTTACCCATCCTTCGCTTTCCAATCTTTTGATTATATCTTTGCTGTCCACGTTAATATTATACACACTATACATATTATTGTTAAGCATTCTTTTAATTTTTTCTTAACATATTAACAGGAACTTTTTTATCGGTCTACTGCTGCACACGAAACAGGACATGCAATATTGCATGTACCCGATTATAGAAACGCAAAAGCCGTCTTACGATCAGTCAATGATAAAGAGCATATATTACGGGCATATCGAGAAGAGGATCTAAAACCATACATGAACCCAGAATGGCAGGCATGGCGGTTTGCTGGCGCTTTATTGATGCCTGCGCAGGCAGTAAAAGAAGCAATTAGACGTGGGTATAGTATTGGCGAAATGTCAAAAAGATTTGGGGTAAATCCAGCTTTTGTGATAAGCAGAATAAAGGCATTAACGAGAATCAATTACCAACAAATAAAGGGGCATTGATAGATGCCCCTTTATTGTTTAGCGGACCAGAGTCTTCGAACAAAGGAGCCGAAAAATCTGGTAAATATTCCACAAGGTGTGGAAAGCCGACCGCTGACACAGCGTGTATCTCACGTGTTACATAATAACACGCCGTGGAAGGAAATCAAGGAAATTGCTCCCTACCATAAGGAGGCAAATATGGTTACTCAAAACGATAACCGTAGAAGCCGCCGAATCATCGGATACATTTTCCGGACTTGGATCACCCGGAATGGTGTCCGTGATTATGCACGCGACCACGGCTTTAAGGCCTGGCGAATACCAGTCTATGCAGAATAGATAAACTGGTAGATTGGAATGCCCGGTGTTTTTATAACTGGGCATTCTTATCCTTTGATTAAAGCGAGGATTTTTGAAATTATGCTAATAAAGGATGGTAGGCTTATAAGGCTTATAAATATCATAACAAACTTATATCTTCTGTCAAATAACCTCTCATCCTCGAATTCTTTTTTCTTGTGAAAGCTTTAAATCCTGCTGGGGGCGCTTGTATTTCAGGGGTTTCAAGATATGAGTAGGGTGGATTAAGGCATTGGTTTTTACGCCGAATCCACTAATACTATTTCCAGAAAAGGCGGACCCGCTATCGCTTCATCCGCCCTACTACAAACCCGCTTCATGAAAATGAAAATTCCCAAGATACCGTATGAAGGTGTGACATACGTGTGACGTAGCACCTCCAAAATAATATAAAATATGATGGATTTTATTAGAGATCAAAATGGAATGACAGCTTTACTGCTAAAGTCCCGAATTACTTTACCTATACAGAAGCTGAGATGAAGGCAGAAGTGATTACTTTCTGAAGTTCCTACAGAATATAAGCAGAAACGGGCTTATTAAATACCTTTCAGAACAGGCTGTAAAGCTATGAGTATAGTAAGCTAAGATTTTCAATATATCCTTCATTGTTTTACTTCAATTTTCTAATAGTCCTTTACTAATAAAGAACTTTAATGTTCGCTGAACATCTCCTGCTATATCATATTCTCTTGTCATAGAAAAGTTATCCCTTACAGCTTGCTCTATATCTTCTATACTATGCTCACCATCACAAAGTTCCCAAATGAATTTTGCTGTAGCATTAAGGACGTGAAATACCCGCTCTCTGGCACTATAAAGGAGCGTTTCCCGTCCAATGTCTTGTACGAAAATACCCTGTTTTCGGATAGGCATCATTTTATCATTATCATCGTTTCTTATATCCTTTTTATTAATGATAGCCAGACCTCCAATAAGGGCAATGCGATATTGTTAACCAATTCATAAAAATTTCGTTGTTCCTCCTCTCCGTAATTTTTTATACTTTTCGATATAATACATACAGTCGAATAAAGATAAGCGAAAAACCTTTATAACGCTAAAACTTCCATAGGCATGTTTTGATGCATCGGTCGTTTTGATTTCATTGGTCTGTGACGGACTAACTCTTCAAGAATCTCCTCATCGGTATAGGTAACCACACTGGGTAACTCATATTCGGGTAATTTTTTTTCTTCCATTTTGCATATCCTTTCCGTAAATAGGAATTTTTTATGTTTAAACTTTCCGGCCTTATTCAAATATTTCTTCGATTTTAGGAAACCATGTTTATCAAAATATGTACCAGTTAACAGCTAAATTTCAAAAGGTTTATTTTTAGAAAATTATTTATATCATAAGTACTATTAAGTAATAAATTTAAATAGTTTTTAGCAGGAAAAACAAACTATGAAATTCGGGCAATAGCAGAATAAAGTTCTTAAACAAATCAATAAAAAGTGTGACTTGACACAAGGGCGTGCCATTGCAAGGTGCGACATGACACATTATATGGCACAATACAGAGGAAACAAGATATGAGGAGTAAATAGTGATAGCACAATGTTATATTTAAGCACAAATAATCGAAATTGTGATCTGTGGTTCCTGATTCTCCTATTATGAACGACCGTAGTCATCCTCTAATCTGATAATGTCATCTTCTCCTAAATAGTTACCTCGCTGGATCTCAATAAATACCAGAGAAGATTGCTCCTGATTTGCTACACGGTGAGCTGCTCCTTTGGGAATATCAATGGCTTGCCCTGATTTAAGCAATATCTCTTTCCCGTCTATAGTTACCGATGCTTTGCCCCCGACCACATTCCAATACTCCTCACGTTGAAAATGTTTTTGATAGCTAAGCCGATTTCCCGGTAGAACTGTAATCCTCTTTACCTTATAAGTAGGTTCATCCAATAGTACCTCCCACTTTCCCCAGGGAGGATTAGCATGGTGTGCCCGTGGTCTTTCCATCTCAAGTATCTTCTTGTATACTTTAAGGTAGTCATCCACCATACGATCCTGACTAAAACGATCTTCTACCCATCGGCGACATTGCGTCCGATTAATTGTGGAAATTTGTTTCAATCTATTCAATGCATCTTCAATACTTCCAACGATATACCCTGTTTCACAGTCTTTTATAATCTCATGCATGGCACTTCCTGAAAAAGCGATAACCGGTGTTCCACATGCCATGGCCTCGATAATGCTCAGATCAAAAGGATCTCCTAAACGAATTGAATGCAAAAAAGCATAGGCACCACCCAGCAATTTATCCTTAAGTACCTGATCCATCATTCCACAATGAATTATGAGATGATCACCCTGCTGCGGAAGCACAACATTCTCAAAATAGGTTTGGTCTAAAACGTTACCGGTAAGAACAAGTCTCATACCAGATTTCTGGGCAATCTCAATCGCCTCTTCAATACCATTGTTTGGATGGATATTACCAAAGGATATAAGATAGTTTTCTTTTTGTTCTTTAAACGTAAATGACTGTAAATCGATACTATCATAAATTGTAGAGATATACTCCAGGCAAGGGTTCCGATCGGCAATACTCGTCGAAACGTAGTAGCTTCGGCCTTCGTCTTCCTTAAAAAGAGATAAGATGTCCGAAGAAGGTGCATGAATTGTAGTAACCATCGGAGTGTTAATAAGGCGGCGGTAAAAGAGAGGCACGAGATTAAAGTAATTGTGGATTAAATCGAACTCTCCAGCCTTTTTCAACACATTAACCATATGAGAAGATACACAGGCTATAAAGTTAAGGTGGTTTTCTTCTTCATAAGGAATTAAGCAGTTGGATTCGCGTCTTTCTTTTGTTTCTAAGTCACTGCCGGTAAAGAGTGTGACATCCACTCCCCGTTTTATTAAACCTTCGGATAAGAGTGAAATGGCATTTTTCTTTGAATTGCAAGATTTGTGATGCTGCATGAACCTGCTTGATGGCGATAGTATGGCAATTCTCATAAGATTACCTCCCTAAAAACCCTTATTGTGTATCTTTAAAATGAATGAGATTTCAAGGACAACTAGAGATTAGGATTTTTAGCATAATCTATGCCATTTGTGGTTTCAAATGTGTTTATCTGTGAGTATAGTTCAAACAATCATTCTTAATGATGATAATAAATCGGGAAAATGTAGGATAAGGCTATACAGGTTATCCGAGAATTGTTTTGTAAATCACATATTCTCCGGTATCGTGACCTATGTTTACCATGAAAACACTCACGGAGTCGATGTAGGGCGAGGCTTTAGCCTCATACGTATCAAGCTAAGAGTATCATTCCCTAAGAGAGGAGGATGTGTGTCTATTTTTCCTCCCTAATCCCCCTGTTTCCCCCTTTTCTAAAGGGGGACTAAGGGGGATTA is a window from the Candidatus Jettenia sp. genome containing:
- a CDS encoding PqqD family protein, translating into MMPIRKQGIFVQDIGRETLLYSARERVFHVLNATAKFIWELCDGEHSIEDIEQAVRDNFSMTREYDIAGDVQRTLKFFISKGLLEN
- a CDS encoding type II toxin-antitoxin system HicA family toxin translates to MLNNNMYSVYNINVDSKDIIKRLESEGWVRVHTKGSHHKFKHPEKKEIVTVVHPRKDYPVGTLRSIFKQAGWKWR
- a CDS encoding glycosyltransferase, which translates into the protein MRIAILSPSSRFMQHHKSCNSKKNAISLLSEGLIKRGVDVTLFTGSDLETKERRESNCLIPYEEENHLNFIACVSSHMVNVLKKAGEFDLIHNYFNLVPLFYRRLINTPMVTTIHAPSSDILSLFKEDEGRSYYVSTSIADRNPCLEYISTIYDSIDLQSFTFKEQKENYLISFGNIHPNNGIEEAIEIAQKSGMRLVLTGNVLDQTYFENVVLPQQGDHLIIHCGMMDQVLKDKLLGGAYAFLHSIRLGDPFDLSIIEAMACGTPVIAFSGSAMHEIIKDCETGYIVGSIEDALNRLKQISTINRTQCRRWVEDRFSQDRMVDDYLKVYKKILEMERPRAHHANPPWGKWEVLLDEPTYKVKRITVLPGNRLSYQKHFQREEYWNVVGGKASVTIDGKEILLKSGQAIDIPKGAAHRVANQEQSSLVFIEIQRGNYLGEDDIIRLEDDYGRS
- a CDS encoding type II toxin-antitoxin system HicB family antitoxin; its protein translation is MYFPVVIHKDKESGYGATIPDIPGCFTVGGTLDEALANIQEAVECHLEGETEVPKPSSIDKYIQHHDYKGGVWVLVDIDLSFLSGKTVRINITVPERILRKIDKAAKKRGVPRSVFLVDAASKIAER
- a CDS encoding ImmA/IrrE family metallo-endopeptidase, with protein sequence MHVPDYRNAKAVLRSVNDKEHILRAYREEDLKPYMNPEWQAWRFAGALLMPAQAVKEAIRRGYSIGEMSKRFGVNPAFVISRIKALTRINYQQIKGH
- a CDS encoding DegT/DnrJ/EryC1/StrS family aminotransferase encodes the protein MKVTALDLKRQYENIRDEINNAVLEVIASQSFILGPFVESFEHSIAEFCHIKHAIGVSSGTDAILLALMASGIGKDDEVITTPFTFFATAGSIARLGAVPVFVDINPVTYNIEVSKIASAISKRTKAILPVHLYGQCADMDSILEIAGVHGFVVIEDAAQAIGAVYKGKKAGSIGNIGCFSFYPTKNLGGYGDGGLVTTYDDKLAELIKVLRVHGSKSRYYHSYVGMNGRLDAIQAAVLSVKLKYLNEWSEKRRLAASYYSEHLKPLPIRLPEIESYNTHIFHQYVIATSQRDALMRYLGQQGVETTVYYPMPLHLQECFEYLGYKEGDLPESERASRETLALPIFSEITYKEQDCVIDHIKNFFSKI